The Streptomyces sp. GSL17-111 region CGTCCAGGCCGAGGAGGCCGAGGTCGTCGAGTCCCTGGCCGGCTTCGAGGGCCGGCTCGACCTGGCGGCCGTGAACGGCCCCCGGGCCGTCGTCGTCTCCGGCGACGCCGACGCCGTCGAGGAGTGGCTGCCGCGCTGGGACGGGCGCAGGACGACGCGGCTGCGGGTGTCGCACGCGTTCCACTCGCCGCGCATGGAGCCCATGCTGGCGGAGTTCCGCGAGGTCGCCGAGGGGCTGCGGTTCTCCGAGCCGCGCATCCCGATCGTCTCCAACGTCTCCGGGAAGCCGGTGTCGTCGGAGATGTGCGACGCCGACTACTGGGTGGCGCATGTGCGGCAGGCGGTCCGGTTCGCCGACGGCGTGCGGACGCTGCACGACCTGGGCGTCCGCCGCTTCCTGGAGCTCGGCCCCGACGCCGTCCTGACGGCGATGGCCCGGCTGTGCGTCGACACCGGCTCCGACGCCGTGTTCGCGGCCGCACTGCGGGCCAAGCACTCCGAGGCGGGGACCTTCGCCCGCTTCCTGGGCGCGGCCCAGGTCGCCGGGGTGCCGGTCGACTGGTCCGGCTTCTACGCGGGGACGGCCGCCCGGCGCGTCGCCCTGCCGACCTACGCCTTCCGGGCCGAGCGGTACTGGCAGTCGGGCGGTGCCTCCGGTGACGCGGCGGCGGTCGGCCTGGGCGCGGTCGAGCACGCGATCCTGGCCGGTGGGGCCCAGGTGGGGGACCGGGACGAGTGGCTGTTCACCGGCCGGGTCTCCACCGACAGCCACCCGTGGACGCGCGACCACGTCGTGCTCGGTACGACGATCATCCCCGGCACGGGCCTCGTCGAGCTGGCCATGGCCGCCGGCCGCGAGGTCGACTGCCCGGTGCTCGACGATCTCGTCCTGGAGGCCCCGATGGCCTTCGCGGAGGGCGTGACCCGGCTCGTGCGGGTCGCCGTCGGCCCGGCCGGTGCGGAGGGGCGCCGCGAGGTCGCCGTCTATTCGCGCCCCGAGTTCGGCGGTGACGACGAGGCACCGGAGGTGACCTGTCACGCCCGTGGACACCTCGCCCCCGACGCGCCCGCCGCGCCCGCCGCTCCGGCCGAGTGGCCCCCGGCCGCCGAGGCCGTGCCCGCCGACGAGCTGTACGCCCTGCTGACCGACATCGGCTTCGACTACGGGCCCACCTTCCGCAACGTCCGCCAGGTGTGGCGTGCGGGCGAGGAGTTCTACGCCGAGGTGGCGCTCGCCGACGACATGCCGGGCACCGGCTTCGGCATCCACCCCGCGCTGTTCGACGCCACCCTGCACGGCGGCATGCTGGACGTGCGCCCCGGCGACCCGGTGGGCCTGCCCTTCTCGTGGTCGGGCGTCCGGCTCGGGAGGAGCGGCGCGACGCGCGGCCGGGTGCGGATCGCCCCGGCCGGTGAGTCGGCCGTGAGCATCACCGTCACCTCCGAGACCGGCGAGCCCGTGGTGAGCGTGGCCAAGCTGGCCGTCCGCCCCGTGGACCCGGCGCAGCTCGGCGCCGGACGCGGCGGCGCCCAGCGCTCGCTGTACCAGGTGGACTGGGCCACGGTCCCGGCCACCGGGCGGCGGGACGTCCGGCTCGCGGTCCTCGGTGACCTGCCGATGTCGGGCGAGCGGTTCGTGAACGTGTACGCGCTCGAGGACGAGATCGCCATGAGCGCCAAGGCGCCCGACCTCGCGCTCGCCTCGGTCGACACCCCGGCCGGGGACGTGGACGCGGCGGCGCGGAGCGCCGCGGCGGCCGCGCTGGAGCTGGTGCAGCAGTGGCTGGGCAGCGAGTGGCTCGTGGACGCCCGCCTGGTCGTCGTGACGCGGGGTGCGGTCGCCGTCGGCACCGAGACGCCGGACGTCGCGCAGGCGGCGGTCTGGGGGCTCGTGCACAGCGCCCAGTCGGAGCACCCCGGACGCTTCCTGCTGGTGGACCTGGACGGCGATGACGAGCCGGACTGGGGCGCGCTGAGCGAACTCGACGAGCCGCAGGTCGTCGTGCGCGACGGGCGGTTCCTGGCCCCGCGCCTCGGCCGCGCCGGTGCGCTGCCCGAGGGCCCGTGGAAGCTGTCGGTCGGGCGCAAGGGCTCGCTCGACGACCTCACGATCCTGCCGTCGGACGCCGGCCGCCCGCTCGCCCCGGGCGAGGTGCGGATCGCGGTGCGGGCGGCGGGGCTGAACTTCCGCGACGTGCTGATCGCGCTCGGCATGTACCCCGGTGAGGCGGAGATGGGCACCGAGGCCTCCGGCATCGTGCTGGAGACGGGTGCGGAGGTCACCGACCTGGCGCCGGGCGACCGCGTGTTCGGCCTGGTCGGCGACTCCTTCGGCCCCTTCGCCGTGGTGGACCGCCGGATGGTGGCCCCGATGCCCGAGGAGTGGTCGTTCACCGAGGCGGCCTCCGTGCCGGTGGTGTACCTGACCGCCTACTACGGACTCGTCCACCTCGCCGGACTGCAGGCGGGCGAGCGGGTGCTCGTCCACGCCGCCGCCGGTGGCGTCGGCATGGCGGCCGTGCAGCTCGCCCGTCACCTGGGGGCGGAGGTGTTCGCGACCGCGAGCCGGCCGAAGTGGCACGCGGTCCAGGGCCTGGGTGTCCCGGAGGAGCGGATCTCGTCCTCGCGCGACCTCGGCTACCGGGAGGCGTTCCTGGCGGCCACCGACGGGGCCGGCATGGACGTCGTCCTCAACTCGCTCGCCGGTGAGTTCGTCGACGCCTCCCTGGACCTGCTGCCGCGCGGCGGCCGGTTCGTCGAGATGGGCAAGGCCGACATCCGCGACCCGGAGACCGTGGCGGGCGACCACCCGGACGTGCGGTACCGGTCCTTCGACCTGATGGAGTCCGGCCCGGACCGGCTCCAGGAGATGCTGCGGGAGCTGCTCGGCCTGTTCGACCAGGGCGCGCTGAAGCTCTCGCCGGTCCGCTCCTGGGACGTGCGGCAGAGCCAGGACGCGTTCCGCTTCCTGCGCGAGGGTCGCAACATCGGCAAGGTGGTGCTGACGGTTCCGGCGGCGCCGGACCTGAAGGGCCACGTCCTCATCACCGGCGGCACCGGCGGTCTGGGCGCCGAGGTGGCCCGGCACCTGGCCGGGCGGCACGGCGTCGAGAAGCTGCTGCTGGTCAGCCGCCGGGGCCCGGCGGCCGACGGCGCGTCCGAGCTGACCGCCGAACTGGAGGCGCTCGGCGCCTCGGTGCGGATCGCGGCCTGTGACGTATCCGACCGGGACGGGCTGGCGGACCTCCTCGGATCGCTGGAGGAGCCGCTCACCGCCGTCGTCCACGCGGCCGGCCTGCTCGACGACGGCGTGGTCGAGTCGATGACGCCGGACCAGGTCAACCGGGTGATGGCGCCCAAGGCCGACGCGGCGTGGCACCTGCACGAGCTCACCTCCGCCATGGACCTGTCCGCGTTCGTGCTGTTCTCCTCGGTGGCCTCACTGATCGGCAGCCCCGGGCAGGCCAACTACGCCGCCGCGAACGCCTCCCTCGACGCCCTCGCCGCGCGGCGGCACGCGCAGGGCCTCCCGGCCGTCTCACTGGCCTGGGGCCTGTGGGCGAGCGAGGCCGGGATGGCCGGTCAGCTCGACGAGACCGACCTCGCACGGCTCCAGCGCATGGGGGTCCGTCCGCTCTCCGCCGAACTCGGACTGGACCTCCTCGACCAGGCACTCGACCTGGACCTGCCGCTGCTCGCGCCGGTGAAGCTGGACGCGCCGGCCCTGCGCGGTCAGGCCGCCGCCGGGATGCTGCCGCCGCTGCTGCGCGGTCTCGTGCGGGCGCCCGCCCAGGGGCCCGAGGCCGGCGAGTCCCTGGCTAAGCGGCTCGCGGGCGTGGCCGAGGCCGACCGCGAGGCGCTGGTCCTCGACCTGGTGCGGACGCAGGTCGCCGCCGTCCTCGGGCACGACGCCGCGGACGCCGTCGAACCGGAGCGCCCGCTGCAGGAGTACGGCTTCGACTCGCTGAGCGCGGTCGAGCTGAGCAACCGGCTCAGCCGGGCCACGGGCATGCAGATGGAGCCGACCCTCGTGTTCGACCACCCGTCGGCCCTGGCCATCACTCGGCAGCTGCTGACGCTCGCCGGGGCCGAGGAGGGCGTCGAGGCGGCGGACGCGGCGGCGGAGCCGACGCCGGCGGAGGGCACGCCGGAGGACGCCGAGATCCGCGCCCTGCTGACGGCCATCCCGATCGACGAGCTGCGCGAGGCCGGTCTGCTCGACAAGCTCCGCGACCTGGCAGCCGCCCACACCCAGCGGTAGTCCGAGCCACGAAAGGGACGAGAGAAGTCATGAGCACTGTCAACACACCCGCGCGGGAGGCCGTACCCGCCGCCTCCCTGCCGGGGCCGCGGTCCCCGATGCTCTACCAGGGGCTGAAGCTCTTCCGCGACCCCGCGTCGTTCATGCTCAAGTGCCGCGAGCAGTACGGCAAGCGCTTCGAGCTGAAGATCATGCCCAAGGGCAGCACGATCTACGTGATCTCCGACCCGGACGAGGTGAAGGCGATGTTCCTCGCCCCGCGCACCGTCCTGCACACCGGGAACGGCAGCGCGGCGCTGGAGAAGTTCATCGGGCAGACGGGACTCGCCTGGCTGGACGAGGAGGAGCACAAGGCACGGCGCAAGCAGATCCTGCCCAGCATCAAGGGTGACGCGCACAAGCGGATCGAGGCGTCGGTCGGTGAGATGGCCGAGCGCATCGTGGCCACGTGGCCGCGCGGCGAGGTCGTCGCGCTGTACCCGTACATCCACCGGTTCACCATCCAGGTGATCCGTGAGGTCGTCTTCGGCAAGGCCGTGCCGTCCTGCTGGGACGAGCTGTTCGAGGTCGTCTGGGACATGCTGAGTCTCAACCGCCGCATCTCCTCCATGATCGAGACGCACACGATGTCGCCGTTCGCGGTGAGGATGCTCCGAGCCGTCCGGCCCCTGGGGCTCGACCGCTTCTTCAAGAACCGGGCCCGGGCGGACGCCCTGATCGCCCAGGCCGTGCGCGAGCGCATGGACTCCGGCGAGTTCGGCGACGACATGCTCTCCGTGATGCTCGGGATCACCCGCGAGGACGGCTCCCCGCTCAGCGCGGTCGAGCTGCGCGACGAGATCATGACCATGTTCCTCGCCGGCACCGAGACCACCTCGGCCGCCATCTGCTGGGCGCTGGAGTGCCTGAGCCGGGAACCGGCCGCGCTGGAGAGGCTGGTGGCGGAGATCGACGCGGGGGAGGGCGACGCCTACCTGACCGGGACGGTCCACGAGGTGCTGCGCATGTACCCGCCGACCCCGCAGATCATCCCCCGCGAGGTGATGAAGCCGATCGAGATCGGTGGCGTGCGCTACGAGCCGGGCGCACACCTGTGGGCGAGCGGCTACCTGGTGCACCACGACCCGGACATCTACCCGGAGCCCGACCGGTTCCGGCCCGAGCGCTGGGAGGGCGTCAAGCCCAGCGCCCACACCTGGATCCCGTTCGGCGGCGGTCACACCCGGTGCCTGGGCGACCGGATCGCGATCCTGGAGATGAAGGCCGTCCTGCGGGAGGTGCTGTCCTCCTGCGAACTGCACCGCGAGGACATGAGGCCGGAGGGGCCGCGCAGCCGCACCGTGACCATGACGACGCGGCAGGGCACCCGCCTCGCGCTCCGTCCCAGGGCGGGCCGCGCCGACCTGGCCGGACATACGGTCAGCTGACCCCGCGACAGACCCCGAGGAAGGCCCCCGACATGCGGCTCCCCACCAGCGCCCACACCGAACAGCCCTGGCGCATCCACGAGTTCACCGGCGACTTCGAGCTGGAGGACGTGTGGGCGCTGCCCACCCCGGGCGGCCCGGACGACCTCGACCGGCTGGTGCGGCAGTTCACGTCGGACGACGATGACGAGATCTCCGACGTCGCCGTGCGCACCCTCTTCGCGATCCGCTGGCGGCTCGGGAAGCTCTTCGGCTGGGACCGGCGCGAGACGGGCCTGGGCAACCGGGTGGGCTCGCTGCGGGACCGGTTGCCGGAGGACCTCCGCACCGGCCCGCGCGGCCCCGACCTGAAGGTCGTCCCCTTCTTCTCGGTCTACCAGACCGACCGGGAGTGGACCGCCGAGCTCGCCAACCGCACGGTGCACGCGCTCCTGCACATCGGGTGGGTCCCGGACGGGGACGGGGAGAAGGACGGCTACCGAGGCCAGATGGCGGCGCTCGTCAAGCCCAACGGGGCCTTCGGAAAGGCCTACATGGCCGGCATCAAGCCCATTCGGCGGACGGTGGTGTACCCGCAGCTCATTCGCTCGATCGGGCGCAACTGGCCCAAGTACCGCTGAGCACCGCACGTCCCATCCACCAGCTCAACGAACCAGTAACGAGAATGCACGAGGTTTACCAACGATGACTTCCATGGCCGGCTGGAACTTCAACAAGTTCGCCGAAGGCATACGGGCGCTCGGCATCAGCGGCCCGCCGGTGTCCAGCATCCTTCCGGGCGCACAGCACGGCACCGACGAGCTGATGACGAACTTCGCCTCGGTCAACTTCCTCGACCTCCAGCGCCGCGAGGACGTCATGGACGTCCTCGTCGACGCCACCCGGCAGTACGGCCTCGGCAGCGGTGGTTCGCGCATCGTGCAGGGCGTCACGCCGCCGCACCTCGACATGGAGGAGACGGTCGCCGCCTACCTGGGCAAGGAGGCCGCCATCAGCTTCGCGACGGGCACCGTCGCGAACATCGGCTTCATCAACGCCCTGGCCAACACCCAGTCGTTCATGCCGGGCCTGGCGATGGTCAACCGGGACACCGTCTTCGTGTACGACCGGGACGCGCACTGGTCCCTGTGGAAGGCGGCCGAGGGCCTCAAGTTCGGCGAACGTCTCTTCTCCTTCCGCCACAACGACGTCGAGAGCCTGGAGGAGGTCCTCAAGGAGCAGCAGGGCAAGCGCGTCGTCGTGGTCCTGGAGTCCGTGTTCTCCATCGACGGCACCGTCGCCCCGCTGCACGAGATGGTCGAGGTGTGCCGGCGGTACGGCGCCCTGTCGTTCGTCGACGACGCCAACGGCTTCCTCGTCTACGGCCCGGAGCACCGCAAGTTCGCGCGGGAGTACGAGGGCCTGCGGCAGGCCGACTTCATCATGGTGTCGATGAAGAAGGCCGTCGGGCTCGAAGGCGGTCTGGTCGCCGGGCCCCGCGACGCCATCCAGGCGTTCGAACTCCTCTCCGGCACCGGCTCCTTCACGGCCGGCATGTCCGCCCCGGCGGCGGCCGGCACCGCCTACATCACCCGGCTGCTCTCCGAGAAGGAGCCGCAGATCGTCGACGACTACCTGGAGAAGGTCGCCAACTTCCGGAAGAAGCTGCTCGACGCCGAGCTGCCGATCACTGACACCGAGACCTGCTTCAGCTCCGTCATCATCGGCGACGAGCGCAAGTGCGTCGAGGTCTACGGGGCCTTCCTGGAGCACGGCATCCGGGTCCCGCCCTACCTGTACCCCGCCGCACGGCGCGGCCAGGCGGTGCTGCGCATCATCGTCAACGCGGCGCACACCGAGGAGCAGATGGACCACCTGGTCGAGGTGGCCACGAAGCTGCGGGCGCAGGGCCTCTTCTGAACCGTCGTCCGCCGACCGTCCCCCGCGCGCCGTCCCTGGGCGCGCCCCGCCGGACCGCGCGTCCGGATCCGCGACAACCCTTGAGCTTCCTTGGCTGGGAGAGGTCTGAACTGATGCACGTGAACCAGGTCGAACGGCGAACCGGCGACTCCGTCGGGCAGGCCGTCGCCGTCGTCGGGATGTCGTGCCGGGTTCCGGGGGCGGACCACCTCCGGGCCTACTGGAAGCTGCTGCACGACGGCGTGGACGCCATCACCGAGGCGCCCGCCGACCGGTGGTACGACGTCGACGACCTCGCGCCGTACCGCCGGGGAGGCTTCGTCGAACGGGTCGCCGACTTCGACGCCGCCTTCTTCGGCATATCCCCGCGCGAGGCCGCCGCCATGGACCCGCGCCAGCGCCTGGCGCTGGAGCTGAGCTGGGAGGCCCTGGAGGACGCCCGCACCGCACCGGACTCCCTGCGGGGCAGTTCCACCGCGATCTACCTGGGCGCCACCGGGGACGACTACGCCTCACTCGTCCCCCGGCACGGACTGGGCGCGCTCTCGCACCACTCCCTCGCGGGGCTGAGCCGTGGCCTGATCGCCAACCGGATCTCCCACCAACTGGGCTTCCACGGGCCGAGCATGACCGTGGACACCGCGCAGTCCTCCTCCCTCGTCGCCGTCCACCTGGCCTGCCAGAGCCTCCTGACCGGAGCCTCGGAGCTGGCGCTGGCCGGGGGCGTCCACCTGAACCTGGTGCCGGACAGCACCCTCGCACTGGCCCGGGCCGGCGCCCTGTCCCCGGACGGGCGCAGCTACACCTTCGACGCGCGGGCCAACGGTTTCGTCCGCGGCGAGGGCGCGGGCGTGGTCGTCCTCAAGCGCCTGGAGGACGCCGTCGCCGACGGTGACCCGGTCTACTGCGTGGTGCTGGGCGGCGCGGTCAACCACGACGGGGACGGCGAGGCCCTGACCGTCCCCGACGGCCGCGCCCAGCAGGCCCTGCTGCGCGCGGCGCACACCCGGGCGGGGGTCGAGCCGGAGCGGGTCGGATACGTCGAGCTGCACGGCACCGGCACCCGCGCCGGTGACCCGGTGGAGGCCGGCGCCCTCGGCGCCGTCCTCGGCGCCTCGCGCCGGCCCGAGGACGCTCTGCTGGTCGGCTCGGTGAAGACGAACATCGGCCACCTCGACGGCGCCTCCGGCGTGGTGGGGCTGATCAAGGTCGGGCTGTCGATGAAGCACGGCCTGCTCCCGGCCACCCTCAACCACCGGGAGCCGCACCCCGACATCCCCATGGACACCTGGAAACTGCGCGTCAACACCGCCACCCGGGCGTGGACGGGCGAGGACCGGGTCGCCGGGGTCAGTTCGTTCGGCGTCGGCGGCACCAACTGCCACCTGGTTGTCGGTGTTGCTCCCGGTGCCGCTCCCGGCGTCGCTCCCGGTGCCGCCGCGCCGAACCCCCTTCCGGAGCCGGAACCCACCGCGCGCCCCCACGGCCCGGTCCCCGTGGTCGTCTCCGGCCGCACCCCGGCCGCCCTGCGCGCGCAGGCCGAGCGGCTGCGGGACCGGGTGGCGGGCGACGCGGACCTGCGGCCGTCGGACGTCGGCCTCTCCACGGTGACGACCCGTTCGGCGCTCCGCCACCGTGGCGTCGTCCTCGCCGCCGACCGCGACGACCTGGTCACCGGCCTGTCCGCGCTGGCGGCCGGTGAGCCCTCGGCACACGTCGTCGAGGGCGCGGCGGCGGCCCCCTCCCGCGTGGTGTGGGTCTTCCCCGGACAGGGCTCGCAGTGGGCCGGCATGGCCCGGGGCCTGTGGGACTCCTCCCCGGTCTTCGCCGCCCGGATGGCCGAGTGCGAGCGGCTGCTCGACGGCCTGGTGGACTGGTCGCTGCGCGAGGTCCTGGACGACGGGACGGCCCTGGAGCGGGTGGACGTCGTCCAGCCCGCCCTGTTCGCCGTGATGGTGTCCCTGGCCGAGACCTGGCGTGCGGCGGGCCTGGTGCCCGACGCCGTCGTCGGCCACTCCCAGGGCGAGATCGCCGCCGCCTGCGCCGCCGGCATCATCTCGACGGCCGACGGGCTGCGGCTGTCGGTCGGGCGCAGCCTCGCCATCAACGCCGGTCTCTCCGGCAAGGGCACGCTGGCGTCGCTGGCCATGCCCGCCGCGGAGGTGGACCGGGAACGGGTGTCGGTGGCCGCCGTCAACGGCCCCCACGCCGTCGTCGTCTCGGGCACCGAGGAGGCGGTGCACGCCGTCGTCGCCGACTGCCAGGCACGTGACATCCGGGCCAAGGTCATCCCCGTCGACTACGCCTCCCACTCCGCCCAGGTCGAGGCCATCCGGGACGAGGTGCTGCGGGCCGCCGAAGGCATCGCGACCACCGACACCGGCGTCGCGTTCTACTCCACGGTCACCGGCGGCCGGATCGACGTACGGGACATGGACGCCGAGTACTGGTACCGCAACCTCCGCCAGGAGGTGCGCTTCGCGGAGACCGTCGAGGTGCTGGCGCGGGACGGACACGGCGTGTTCGTCGAGGTCAGCCCGCACCCGGTGCTGACGATGGCCATCTCGGACACCGTGCCCGACGCGGTGGTCCAGGGCACGCTGCGGCGGCGGGAGGACGAGCCCGGGCGGCTGCTGCGGTCCATGGCCGAGCTGTACGCCCAGGGCCTCGCGGTGGACTGGCTCCCCCTCTTCCCGGGCGCCCGCCGCGTGGACCTGCCCACCTACGCCTTCCAGCGGCAGCCCTACTGGGTCACCGGTGACGGCACCCTGCCGCAGGGTCTGCCGTCCCCGGCCACGACCGCCGCCGGCGACACCACCGCCACGGTGGCCGCCGCCGACCCGGCCCGTTCCGTCGAGGACGGCCCCGCCGAGCTGAGCGAGCGGGAGCTGTGGGCGCTGGTCCGCGCGCAGGCGGCCGCCGTGCTGGGGCTCGGCGACCCCGCCGCCGTGGAGGCGGACGCCACGTTCAAGGAGCAGGGCTTCGACTCGGTCACCGCCGTCGAGCTGCGGGACCGGCTGGCGCGCACCACCGGCCTGCACCTGCCGGCCTCGCTCCTCTTCGACCACCCCACGCCCACCGCGCTCGTGCGGCGGCTGCGTGAGCGGCTCTCCGGCCCCGAGGACGACCACCGGACCGGGGAGGCCGGCGGGCAAGCGACGGCCGACGACCCGGTGGCGATCGTCGGCATGAGCTGCCGGCTGCCCGGTGGTGTCTCCTCGCCCGAGGACCTGTGGCGTCTGGTGTCCGGGGGCACGGACGCGATCTCCGGATTCCCCGAGGACCGGGGCTGGCGGCTCGACCCCCGTGCGGACTTCCCCCGCAAGGGCGGATTCCTGGACGGCGCCGGGGACTTCGACGCGGCCTTCTTCCGGATCAGCCCCCGCGAGGCGCTGGCGATGGACCCGCAGCAGCGGCTGGTGCTGGAGACCGTCTGGGAGGCGCTGGAGTCCTCCGGCCAGGATCCCGCCGCCCTGCGCCGGAGCCGCACGGGCGTCTTCATGGGCGCCATGGCCCAGGACTACCTGCCCCAACTCGACGACGTGCCCGGTGATCTGGGCGGCCACGCCCTGACCGGCAGCGCCACCAGCGTCGTCTCCGGACGCGTCGCCTACGCCCTGGGCCTTGAGGGCCCGGCGGTGTCGGTGGACACCGCCTGCTCCTCGTCCCTGGTGGCGATGCACCTGGCCACCCAGTCGCTGCGCGCGGGGGACTGCTCCCTGGCGCTGGCGGGCGGCGTCACGGTCATGTCGACACCGGGCATGTTCGTGGAGTTCGACCGGCAGGGCGGGCTGGCGCCCGACGGCCGCTGCAAGGCGTTCTCCGACGCCGCCGACGGCACCGGCTGGTCCGAGGGCGTGGGCGTGCTCGTGCTGGAGCGCCTCTCGGACGCCCGGCGCAACGGCCACCGCGTGCTGGCCGTGCTGCGGGGCAGCGCGATCAACCAGGACGGCGAGAGCAACGGCCTCACCGCGCCCAACGGGCCCTCGCAGCAGCGGGTGATCCGGCGGGCGCTGGACGCCGCCGGGCTGTCCCCGGCGGAGGTGGACGCCGTGGAGGCGCACGGCACCGGCACCACGCTGGGCGACCCCATCGAGGCCCAGGCGCTGCTGGCGACCTACGGCCAGGAGCGCGAGAAGCCGCTGTGGCTGGGGTCGGTGAAGTCCAACATCGGGCACACCCAGGCCGCCGCGGGCGCCGCCGGCGTCATCAAGATGATCATGGGCATGCGGCACGGCGTGCTGCCGCGCACGCTGCACGCCGACGAGCCGTCCCGGCACATCGACTGGTCCTCGGGCGCGGTCGAACTCCTCACCGAGGAACGGGCCTGGCCGGACGCCGGCCGCCCCCGGCGCGCCGGAGTCTCCTCGTTCGGCATCAGCGGCACCAACGCCCACGTGATCATCGAGCAGGGCGACCCCGTGCCCACCCCGCCGGCCGACGAGCCCGAGCCGGCCGGAGTCGTGCCGTGGCTGCTCTCCGCGCGCGGCGCCGGCCCGCTGACCGGCCAGGCCGAGCGGCTCCTGGACGCGGCCTCCGCCGAGCCCGCGCCGCCGGTGTCCGGCGTCGCCCTGGGTCTGGCCACCCGGCGGACCCACTTCGACACCCGGGCCGTGGTCCTCGGTTCCGGACGCGGAGAACTGCTGTCCGGGCTGGCGGCACTGGCCCGGGGGGAGCGGACCACCGGCGTGGTCTCCGGCGGCACCGCCGCCGCCGATCTCCCCGTCGGTGTGCTGTTCTCCGGGCAGGGCAGCCAGCGGCTGGGCATGAGCACCGAACTCATCGCCACCTTCCCCGCGTTCGCCAAGGCGTGGCAGGAGGTCTGCGCCGAACTCGATCCCCTGCTGGAGCACCGGATCGACGACGTGGTGACGGCCGCCAAGGACACCGAGGCGGCGCGGCTCCTGGACGAGACGGGCATGACCCAGCCCGCGCTCTTCGCCTTCGAGGTGGCCGCCTTCCGGCTGCTGGAGTCGCTCGGCGTCGTCCCCTCGGTGCTGGTGGGGCACTCGATCGGCGAACTGGCCGCCGCCCACGTGGCCGGGGTGTTCCCGCTGGCCGACGCGGCCCGGCTGGTGGCCGCGCGGGGCCGGCTGATGCAGGCGCTGCCGCGCGGCGGGGCGATGGTCGCCCTCCAGGCTCCGGAGGACGAGGTGCGCGAGCAACTCGCGGGCCTGGAGGACGCGGTGTCGGTCGCCGCCGTCAACGGGCCGCTGGCCACCGTCGTCTCCGGGGAGGCGGACGCCGTCGCCGAGGTGGAGGCGGTCTTCGCCGACCAGGGCCGCAAGACGACCCGGCTGCGGGTCTCGCACGCCTTCCACTCGCCGCTGATGGAACCGATGCTGGCGGAGTTCGAGGAGGTGGCGCGGACGGTGTCCTACGCGGCGCCGCGCCTCGCGGTCGTCTCGAACGTCACGGGCGCCCTCGCCGAGGAGGGCGCGCTGGAGCGGCCCGAGTACTGGGTGCGGCACGTGCGGGAGGCCGTGCGCTTCGCCGACGGCGTCCGCGCCGCCGTCGCGGCCGGCGCCGGGATCCTGGTCG contains the following coding sequences:
- a CDS encoding type I polyketide synthase; its protein translation is MHVNQVERRTGDSVGQAVAVVGMSCRVPGADHLRAYWKLLHDGVDAITEAPADRWYDVDDLAPYRRGGFVERVADFDAAFFGISPREAAAMDPRQRLALELSWEALEDARTAPDSLRGSSTAIYLGATGDDYASLVPRHGLGALSHHSLAGLSRGLIANRISHQLGFHGPSMTVDTAQSSSLVAVHLACQSLLTGASELALAGGVHLNLVPDSTLALARAGALSPDGRSYTFDARANGFVRGEGAGVVVLKRLEDAVADGDPVYCVVLGGAVNHDGDGEALTVPDGRAQQALLRAAHTRAGVEPERVGYVELHGTGTRAGDPVEAGALGAVLGASRRPEDALLVGSVKTNIGHLDGASGVVGLIKVGLSMKHGLLPATLNHREPHPDIPMDTWKLRVNTATRAWTGEDRVAGVSSFGVGGTNCHLVVGVAPGAAPGVAPGAAAPNPLPEPEPTARPHGPVPVVVSGRTPAALRAQAERLRDRVAGDADLRPSDVGLSTVTTRSALRHRGVVLAADRDDLVTGLSALAAGEPSAHVVEGAAAAPSRVVWVFPGQGSQWAGMARGLWDSSPVFAARMAECERLLDGLVDWSLREVLDDGTALERVDVVQPALFAVMVSLAETWRAAGLVPDAVVGHSQGEIAAACAAGIISTADGLRLSVGRSLAINAGLSGKGTLASLAMPAAEVDRERVSVAAVNGPHAVVVSGTEEAVHAVVADCQARDIRAKVIPVDYASHSAQVEAIRDEVLRAAEGIATTDTGVAFYSTVTGGRIDVRDMDAEYWYRNLRQEVRFAETVEVLARDGHGVFVEVSPHPVLTMAISDTVPDAVVQGTLRRREDEPGRLLRSMAELYAQGLAVDWLPLFPGARRVDLPTYAFQRQPYWVTGDGTLPQGLPSPATTAAGDTTATVAAADPARSVEDGPAELSERELWALVRAQAAAVLGLGDPAAVEADATFKEQGFDSVTAVELRDRLARTTGLHLPASLLFDHPTPTALVRRLRERLSGPEDDHRTGEAGGQATADDPVAIVGMSCRLPGGVSSPEDLWRLVSGGTDAISGFPEDRGWRLDPRADFPRKGGFLDGAGDFDAAFFRISPREALAMDPQQRLVLETVWEALESSGQDPAALRRSRTGVFMGAMAQDYLPQLDDVPGDLGGHALTGSATSVVSGRVAYALGLEGPAVSVDTACSSSLVAMHLATQSLRAGDCSLALAGGVTVMSTPGMFVEFDRQGGLAPDGRCKAFSDAADGTGWSEGVGVLVLERLSDARRNGHRVLAVLRGSAINQDGESNGLTAPNGPSQQRVIRRALDAAGLSPAEVDAVEAHGTGTTLGDPIEAQALLATYGQEREKPLWLGSVKSNIGHTQAAAGAAGVIKMIMGMRHGVLPRTLHADEPSRHIDWSSGAVELLTEERAWPDAGRPRRAGVSSFGISGTNAHVIIEQGDPVPTPPADEPEPAGVVPWLLSARGAGPLTGQAERLLDAASAEPAPPVSGVALGLATRRTHFDTRAVVLGSGRGELLSGLAALARGERTTGVVSGGTAAADLPVGVLFSGQGSQRLGMSTELIATFPAFAKAWQEVCAELDPLLEHRIDDVVTAAKDTEAARLLDETGMTQPALFAFEVAAFRLLESLGVVPSVLVGHSIGELAAAHVAGVFPLADAARLVAARGRLMQALPRGGAMVALQAPEDEVREQLAGLEDAVSVAAVNGPLATVVSGEADAVAEVEAVFADQGRKTTRLRVSHAFHSPLMEPMLAEFEEVARTVSYAAPRLAVVSNVTGALAEEGALERPEYWVRHVREAVRFADGVRAAVAAGAGILVEVGPDGVLSAMAQETLAETAPRVRAVPLVRKDRSEARSTAEALARLHVEGVPVDWRAYLAALGVTGGHVELPTYAFDRQRYWAERPSAGAEVTGAGLTAVEHPFLLASTDLAVGDQLVLTGRVSLADDPWLADHAVFGNTVFPGAAFVEMALHALGVDAPDGGGRAADGWGVEELTLQAPLILDEEEVLLQIVLGAPEESGRRSIGIYSRAATAPPRSWTRHATGSLSATAPASPQDDAEPVWPPEGAAPVAPDVFYPELAGRGYGYGAAFRGLTALWRGEEEVYGEIRLPAGVPHATGRFGLHPAAFDAALHPMLSLLADASDAGGVTLLPYAWSGVTLHGPADAELRVRITRKGPQEVSLRITGTDGRPVLTVDSLALMPASVEQLTGATAADDLYTVEWTARPEAAGAGSATAGAEFLHVEPDAREDVPAAARRCAQDVLARVQERLRAKTPGRGPLVIVTRRAVAVSADETPDPSGAAVWGLVRAVLAEHPGRFALVDTDGTEESLRTLETLDVVAEPQLAVRGGLVRVPRLVAAPARSAQAAPPAWDAGGTVLVTGAGGALGRLAVRHLVAEHGVRHLLLLSRRGPDAPGAAELAEELTALGAVVTQAACDVSDREALAEQVARVPETAPLTAVVHLAGVLDDAVAESMTPQQLDRVFAPKADAAWHLHELTRDLGLTAFVLYSSVVGTLGNAGQANYAAANAFLDAVAAGRRAEGWPALSLAWGPWELGMAGTLSEADLSRFRRGGMVPLSAARGTALFDAALTREPATVVPVALDREALRQRDTVPVLLRDMVDSRPQPAAEVAEPPVLARLAGLSQEEQVDELRSLLLSTAAEVLGYPDADDIDADMSFQEIGFDSLSGVEFRNQVKQDTGIQIPATVIFNYPTPAALAERLWDLLFTQDAAEERDGENAADAEDAEDAADEEFDTMDVDDLIERVFAE